One segment of Panicum virgatum strain AP13 chromosome 1K, P.virgatum_v5, whole genome shotgun sequence DNA contains the following:
- the LOC120712095 gene encoding heterodimeric geranylgeranyl pyrophosphate synthase small subunit, chloroplastic-like gives MALSSIFLPLPLPKLLSSSSRSHRLLPVRASSDAPAASASFDLRRYWTSLIADVESELDAAMPMRPPESIHAAMRYAVLPGAGKEGAAKRAPPVLCVAACELLGAPRSAALPAAAALEMLHAASLVHDDLPCFDAAPTRRGRPSTHAAFGTDMAVLAGDALFPLAYTHIIAHTPSPDPVPHAVLLRVMAELARAVGSTGMAAGQFLDLAGATALGEAEVMQVLTKKFGEMAECSAACGAMLGGAGPDEEAALRRYGRTIGVLYELVDDIRSASGNGKMRSNASVLRALGMDRALGIVEELKAQAKTEADRFADKYGDRVLPLYSFVDYAAERGFELQDAAAAP, from the coding sequence atggctctctcctccatcttcctccccctccccctgcccAAGCTCCTATCCTCCTCCTCCAGATCCCACCGCTTGCTCCCCGTCCGGGCGTCCTCCGacgcgcccgccgcctccgcttctTTCGATCTGCGCCGCTACTGGACCTCCCTGATCGCCGACGTGGAGTCCGAGCTCGACGCCGCGATGCCCATGCGCCCCCCGGAGAGCATCCACGCCGCCATGCGCTACGCGGTCCTCCCGGGCGCCGGCAAGGAGGGGGCCGCCAAGCGGGCGCCCCCCGTGCTCTGCGTCGCCGCCTGCGAGCTCCTCGGCGCGCCGCGCTCGGCCGCGctcccggccgcggcggccctcGAGATGCTCCACGCGGCGTCGCTCGTGCACGACGACCTGCCGTGCTTCGACGCCGCGCCCACGCGACGCGGGCGCCCCTCCACGCACGCCGCCTTCGGCACCGACATGGCCGTCCTCGCGGGTGACGCGCTCTTCCCGCTCGCCTACACCCACATCATCGCGCACACCCCGTCGCCGGACCCGGTGCCCcacgccgtcctcctccgcgtCATGGCGGAGCTCGCGCGCGCCGTCGGATCCACCGGCATGGCGGCGGGCCAGTTCCTCGATctggccggcgccaccgccctcGGCGAGGCCGAGGTCATGCAGGTCCTGACGAAGAAGTTCGGCGAGATGGCCGAGTGCTCCGCGGCCTGCGGCGCCATGCTCGGTGGGGCCGGGCCCGACGAGGAGGCCGCGCTGCGGCGCTACGGCCGCACCATCGGCGTCCTGTACGAGCTCGTCGACGACATCCGGAGCGCGTCAGGGAACGGCAAGATGAGGAGCAACGCCAGCGTCCTGCGCGCGCTGGGCATGGACCGCGCGCTCGGCATCGTGGAGGAGCTCAAGGCCCAGGCCAAGACGGAGGCCGACAGGTTCGCGGACAAGTACGGTGACCGGGTGCTGCCCCTGTACAGCTTCGTGGACTACGCGGCGGAGAGAGGGTTTGAGCTCCAGGATGCTGCGGCAGCGCCATGA
- the LOC120655825 gene encoding mechanosensitive ion channel protein 6-like, with protein sequence MTSNVANEALAVDAVRPAAPSGVRPSSAGLLLELGGHGGGGHGGPRARAVEGGAPWPPNRGESCTRARAAGNAGHAIPPPATPLHPRPQIHPQPPTRCPRIPPRPRIPPRPRPRPQISAPQAVRPPWLQSPWPLGPSPPRPARRTRRRPWPRCFSTAVRAASASGLPMLLHRGARGLRVRPPHLLLSRQMDAGLAATLMRRRAGGAALIAATVVKHGCDGAAIVFDEMPHPVDGLSTYAARPPGLWPARRSRCASDASARAPTTHADCLPAHTGRARPDARRRRHKKAAGRWRHAGAPRCSGTSRPARATTAAPEGAGVDPPTRLIGNFLRKQAASGGELSLDPDLDMEELGRAAQLREQPSFSSSLERDARVSFREPQKRRSTSPCSSDSDTDDGRKRGGGDGDDGDVVRCTSSSTAAGAGPLLRAKTRSRLMDPPPQSQPAPAAAPVIDEERKPSIPRTPTKSGQLFSGLMSKKSGPMGGKSGPMDEEEEDPFADEDIPDDFKRGKLDALTVLQWLGLFLVIAALVCSVTIRILSEKKVLGLHLWKWELLVFVLICGRLVSGWVIRIAVFGVERNFLLRKRVLYFVYGMRSAVQNALWLGLVLASWHFMFDKNVQQETNSPVLPYVTKILFCFLVATLIRLVKTLLLKVLALSFLVSTYFDRIQEALFNQYVIETLSGPPLVDENHVLQEVHELQGAGATIPKELRDAVPTKSVSGQRNIQLSGVMPKGEGSKQLSKEKGEGISIDMLHKLNQKNVSAWNMKRLMRIVRFGTLTTMDEQIQQATGEGDESATQIRSEYEAKIAAKKIFNNVATPGSKYIYLSDLMRFMRREEAIKAMNLFEGAQEHNRVSKRSLKNWVVNAFRERKALALTLNDTKTAVNKLNQMANVVVGIVVFALWLFILGIATTHFFVFLSSQILLTVFVFGNTLKTVFEAIVFLFMMHPFDVGDRCEIEDVQMVVEEMNIMTTVFLRYDNLKIYYPNSVLATKPIMNFYRSPDMGEGIDFSIHVATPVEKLALMKERILRYIDNKEEHWYPGAMVVLRDVDDTNKLKVSIWLRHTLNFQDMGMRWVRRELVLQEMIRVLKDLEIEYRMLPLDVNVRTAPPIQSTRMPTTWSYS encoded by the exons CTCGGCCGGCCTCCTTCTCGAGctcggaggccatggcggcggcggccatggcgggcctcGAGCTCGGGCCGTGGAGGGAGGCGCGCCATGGCCTCCGAACCGAGGCGAGTCGTGCACCCGCGCAAGGGCCGCCGGCAACGCCGGCCACGCGatcccaccgccggcgaccccgctcCACCCCCGCCCGCAGATCCACCCGCAACCGCCCACCCGCTGCCCGCGCATCCCACCTCGACCGCGCATCCCAcctcgcccgcgcccgcgcccgcagaTCTCGGCGCCGCAAGCCGTGCGTCCGCCATGGCTGCAGTCCCCGTGGCCTCTCGGGCCTTCTCCGCCGCGGCCTGCGCGCCGCACGCGCCGGCGCCCTTGGCCTCGGTGCTTCTCCACCGCGGTGCGCGCGGCCTCCGCGTCCGGCCTCCCCATGCTTCTCCACCGCGGTGCGCGCGGCCTCCGCGTCCGGCCTCCCCATCTCCTCCTGTCGCGCCAGATGGACGCGGGCTTGGCCGCCACCCTCATGCGGAGACGCGCGGGTGGCGCCGCCCTGATCGCCGCCACTGTTGTGAAGCATGGGTGCGATGGGGCCGCCATTGTGTTCGATGAAATGCCTCACCCGGTGGACGGCTTGT CCACGTACGCAGCGCGGCCACCCGGCttgtggccggcgcggcgcagcAGGTGCGCGAGCGATGCGAGTGCGCGCGCTCCCACGACACACGCTGACTGCCTGCCTGCCCACACGGGACGCGCCCGGCCCGAtgcgcgcaggcgcaggcatAAAAAGGCTGCCGGGCGTTGGCGGCACGCGGGCGCTCCACGTTGTTCCGGAACTTCCCGTCCCGCCCGCGcgaccaccgccgcgccggaggGAGCCGGCGTGGACCCGCCCACGCGGCTCATCGGCAACTTCCTCCGGAAGCAGGCGGCGTCCGGCGGCGAGTTGTCGCTCGACCCCGACCTGGACATGGAGGAGCTCGGGAGGGCGGCGCAGCTGCGCGAGCAGCCGTCCTTCTCCAGCTCGCTGGAGCGGGACGCGCGCGTCTCCTTCCGGGAGCCCCAGAAGCGGCGCTCCACGTCGCCGTGTTCCTCCGATTCCGACACCGACGACGGCCggaagcgcggcggcggcgacggcgacgacggtgaCGTGGTTCGCTGCACGTCGTCTTCAACTGCCGCGGGGGCGGGCCCGTTGCTGCGAGCCAAGACGCGCTCCCGGCTCAtggacccgccgccgcagtcgcagccggcgcccgccgcggctCCTGTCATCGACGAGGAGCGGAAACCTTCAATCCCGCGGACACCTACAAAGTCCGGCCAGCTCTTCTCGGGGCTTATGTCTAAAAAATCCGGGCCCATGGGCGGCAAGTCAGGACCcatggacgaggaggaggaggacccatTCGCGGACGAGGACATCCCCGATGACTTCAAGCGTGGGAAGCTGGATGCTCTCACTGTCTTGCAGTGGCTCGGGTTGTTCCTCGTTATCGCAGCATTGGTGTGCAGCGTCACCATAAGGATCTTGTCCGAGAAGAAGGTGCTGGGTTTGCACCTCTGGAAGTGGGAGCTCCTCGTGTTCGTGCTCATCTGCGGCCGTCTCGTCTCCGGATGGGTCATCAGGATTGCTGTGTTCGGCGTCGAGCGCAACTTCTTGCTGCGGAAGCGTGTGCTCTACTTTGTGTATGGCATGCGCAGCGCCGTGCAGAACGCGCTCTGGCTCGGCCTGGTGCTCGCCTCTTGGCACTTCATGTTTGACAAGAACGTGCAGCAGGAAACGAACTCTCCGGTGCTGCCCTACGTGACGAAGATACTATTCTGCTTCCTGGTTGCCACACTCATCCGCCTCGTCAAGACGTTGCTGCTCAAGGTGCTGGCTTTGTCCTTCCTTGTCTCCACATATTTTGATCGGATTCAGGAAGCACTGTTCAACCAGTATGTCATCGAGACACTCTCTGGGCCACCACTAGTGGATGAGAACCATGTGCTTCAGGAGGTTCATGAGCTCCAGGGTGCAGGCGCAACAATACCGAAGGAGCTTCGAGATGCAGTGCCAACCAAGAGTGTGTCTGGGCAAAGGAACATTCAGTTATCAGGGGTCATGCCTAAGGGAGAAGGTAGCAAGCAGTTGTCAAAGGAGAAAGGGGAGGGGATCTCAATTGATATGCTTCATAAGCTCAACCAGAAAAATGTCTCAGCGTGGAACATGAAGAGGTTGATGAGGATTGTTCGGTTTGGGACACTGACAACTATGGATGAGCAGATACAGCAGGCAACGGGTGAGGGGGATGAATCAGCGACACAGATACGCAGTGAATACGAGGCAAAGATAGCTGCCAAGAAGATATTTAACAATGTAGCAACTCCAGGCTCCAA GTACATATACTTGTCAGACTTGATGAGATTCATGAGGCGGGAAGAGGCCATCAAAGCGATGAATCTTTTCGAAGGAGCACAGGAGCACAACAGGGTCAGCAAGAGGTCTCTCAAGAATTGGGTG GTGAATGCCTTTAGAGAGCGCAAAGCTCTTGCCCTTACACTTAATGATACAAAAACTGCAGTAAACAAGCTGAACCAGATGGCTAATGTCGTTGTGGGGATCGTTGTGTTTGCGCTCTGGCTTTTTATTCTGGGTATAGCGACAACACATTTCTTTGTCTTCCTCAGTTCACAGATTCTCCTGACAGTTTTCGTGTTTGGGAATACACTGAAGACAGTTTTTGAGGCAATTGTCTTCTTGTTCATGATGCATCCTTTTGATGTTGGTGATCGTTGTGAGATTGAAGATGTTCAG ATGGTTGTTGAGGAAATGAATATCATGACTACAGTGTTTCTCCGATATGATAACCTGAAGATCTATTATCCAAACAGTGTACTTGCAACCAAACCAATTATGAATTTTTACAGAAGTCCTGACATGGGAGAAGGAATTGACTTCTCCATTCACGTTGCAACACCCGTAGAGAAACTGGCTCTCATGAAGGAACGCATACTACG TTACATTGACAACAAGGAGGAGCACTGGTACCCAGGTGCTATGGTCGTCCTCCGGGACGTTGATGACACCAACAAGCTGAAGGTATCAATTTGGCTTCGGCACACGCTCAACTTCCAGGACATGGGCATGAGGTGGGTGAGGCGCGAGCTCGTGCTCCAGGAGATGATCAGAGTCTTGAAGGATCTCGAGATAGAGTACCGGATGCTGCCACTCGATGTTAACGTGCGGACTGCGCCCCCGATCCAATCCACAAGGATGCCCACAACATGGAGTTATTCGTGA